From Oryza sativa Japonica Group chromosome 4, ASM3414082v1, one genomic window encodes:
- the LOC4334938 gene encoding uncharacterized protein: MAAIPREAWEGCSVLLDINDGDRLAFFRLTPAATVKVGNRTCSLQPLVGRPFGSLFSVGPSGLVPCADAPSSRDDTTQDAADGPSQDETRDNRSLVDNNTAQNLSSDDIEAMKRDGVSGDEIVEALIANSSTFGKKTLFSQEKYKLKKQKKYAPKVLLRRPSTRSICETYFKKSPARTGFMRVDALSLLLSMANVGPYSDVLVVDMVGGLVVGAVAERLGGTGYVCSTYLGSAASSIDIIRMYNLSSDMTTRIVQAPLSDLCSLQNSVDVSSGLNDSIQGEAQEPTAVPVENTQPSVPQPTDTAVPDEKTQSPKEQSIDIDIPEPLLDEHINQDGNSSLDSKGDEDGSSIGPKSLKAGKAPSPERMKYWSEHGFSSLIVAAPGHDVESFVADLLPLLSYSAPFAIYHQYLQPLATCMHSLQVSKMALGLQISEPWLREYQVLPSRTHPHMQMNAFGGYILSGIRIHNGDACNGSK, encoded by the exons atggcgGCGATTCCCCGGGAGGCATGGGAGGGCTGCAGCGTCCTCCTCGACATCAACGACGGCGACCGCCTCGCCTTCTTCCGCCTCACCCCCGCCGC GACGGTCAAGGTGGGGAACAGGACCTGCTCGCTGCAGCCGCTCGTCGGTCGCCCCTTCGGCTCCCTCTTCAGCGTCGGCCCCTCCGGCCTCGTCCCCTGCGCCGACGCCCCATCTTCTCGCG ATGATACAACGCAAGATGCTGCTGATGGTCCCTCGCAGGATGAAACTAGGGACAATAGATCTCTTGTCGATAATAATACAGCACAGAATTTATCTAGCGATGACATAGAGGCAATGAAGAG AGATGGTGTAAGTGGTGATGAGATTGTAGAAGCTTTGATAGCAAATAGCTCCACATTTGGGAAGAAGACCCTTTTTTCCCAA GAGAAATACAAACTAAAGAAACAGAAGAAATATGCACCCAAAGTGCTTTTACGGCGCCCCTCTACCCGAAG CATTTGTGAGACATATTTCAAGAAAAGCCCAGCTCGAACAGG GTTTATGCGAGTTGATGCACTGTCCCTCTTGTTGTCTATGGCAAATGTTGGTCCATATTCGGATGTCCTTGTGGTTGATATGGTTGGAGGTTTAGTAGTTGGAGCTGTAGCTGAACGCTTAGGAG GTACTGGGTATGTTTGCAGCACATATCTTGGATCTGCTGCTAGCTCCATAGACATTATAAGGATGTATAATTTGAGCAGTGACATGACTACCAG GATTGTTCAGGCACCACTAAGTGACCTCTGCTCCTTGCAAAACTCTGTCGATGTGTCTTCTGGTCTTAATGATAGCATTCAGGGTGAGGCACAAGAGCCCACTGCAGTACCAGTGGAGAATACTCAGCCATCTGTACCACAACCAACTGACACAGCAGTACCAGATGAGAAAACACAGTCACCTAAAGAACAATCTATTGATATAGATATCCCTGAGCCCTTATTGGATGAGCACATTAATCAGGATGGCAATTCTTCTTTAG ATAGTAAAGGAGATGAGGATGGAAGTTCAATAGGTCCCAAATCACTCAAGGCAGGAAAGGCACCATCACCAGAGAGGATGAAATATTGGAGTGAACATGGATTTAGCAG TTTGATTGTTGCTGCTCCGGGGCATGATGTTGAAAGTTTTGTTGCTGATCTGCTTCCCCTCTTGTCTTATTCAGCTCCATTTGCTATCTATCACCAATACCTTCAG CCTCTCGCAACATGCATGCACAGCTTGCAAGTATCAAAAATGGCTCTCGGATTACAAATTTCTGAACCCTGGCTTCGTGAATACCAG
- the LOC136356034 gene encoding uncharacterized protein codes for MPCSAADARHARKMFTEIIFPRFGTPRMVISDGGSHFIDKTFRDLLREMRAKHNVATPYHPQTSGQAETSNKQIKNILQNMVNKMGTGWKDRLSDALWAYRTAYKTPIGMSPYQIIVYGKSCRLPVELEHRAYWAIRNWNMDFEGAGEWRKMQIAELEEWREKAYHNAKIYKERTKRWHEKRIKIKKFKPGDKVLMFNSRVKLFGHGKLRSKWEGPFDVIDTSSHGAITLRDDSGNIFKYSLLEHRYTVTSGSWSAAIAAGDCTNPASHL; via the exons ATGCCGTGCAGCGCCGCTGATGCGAGGCATGCCAGGAAGATGTTCACAGAAATCATCTTCCCAAGATTTGGTACCCCCAGAATGGTCATAAGTGACGGAGGTTCTCACTTCATTGACAAAACCTTCCGAGACCTCCTACGAGAGATGAGAGCCAAACACAATGTGGCCACTCCTTACCATCCACAGACCAGTGGTCAAGCAGAAACATCAAACAAACAGATCAAGAATATTCTGCAGAATATGGTCAACAAAATGGGAACAGGATGGAAGGATAGATTGTCGGACGCACTGTGGGCATACCGGACAGCGTACAAGACACCCATTGGAATGTCCCCATATCAGATA ATAGTTTACGGGAAGTCATGTCGACTACCCGTAGAACTTGAGCACAGAGCATATTGGGCCATCAGGAACTGGAATATGGACTTTGAAGGAGCAGGAGAATGGAGAAAAATGCAAATTGCTGAACTTGAAGAATGGAGAGAGAAGGCTTACCACAACGCGAAGATATACAAAGAAAGGACGAAGCGCTGGCATgaaaaaagaatcaaaatcAAGAAATTCAAGCCAGGAGACAAAGTGCTAATGttcaactccagggttaagctttTTGGCCACGGAAAACTGCGcagcaaatgggaaggaccgttcgacGTCATCGACACCTCTTCGCACGGGGCAATCACACTCCGCGACGACTCAGGTAACATATTTAAG tactccctccttgaGCACCGCTACACCGTCACTTCTGGCTCCTggagcgccgccatcgccgccggcgattgCACGAACCCAGCTAGCCACCTCTAA